The Sebastes fasciatus isolate fSebFas1 chromosome 13, fSebFas1.pri, whole genome shotgun sequence genome includes a region encoding these proteins:
- the moto gene encoding uncharacterized protein moto isoform X1, which translates to MAFDGHHQSTFTNSLFPQYQRQEQNTAASYTPWSHTAHDDPYCLTNCAQNSIKNRKPTDSTDCDGETDLQGLVSNILDEADSQDSYYSQGSLPTCNPIWSPKTLREELLQYFQAEAKTQHHPIFPPNYVSREAPGKTQGQSVDKEVEEFYQQSNGLSTNQQWLFNLPNGDQDSYTLRPQKLPPGLPLPNTGNTYFSQVQQSKYDNLPAEKDRGNSQPINNLSDLSNVFRPQNEMNSPCFHPYHEDQYTQSSAKPISNEQYGPQHINQLVSSFQSFMAGEHDGLCRGDFPNIHRQTVGMQHEDSMAEQWKITSPAMSTQSTPAMKTQRQLVGEFGTLQMERNGGARKQTFKCDAFQDLPGFSPQNTEQFQPPKPFSAPLNLPNQYQSNMTTHRENASLPISMNQYSKHHIQQGLIQSRLKPQMQREKKRMHMSGYLGEGFSTRPLTNTNMRGGDKKQALSQNPNFDHLGSMQSQRFDGENSMGIHSVGNTQQIMPSMYPVNDPRRYSSVPITSSNFSSRSTLPYGSGVPVMDVGDMMSANESAAFYSYASDILTCRRETPYHGMASAMTTSMMMNQGGPVIQLYFYLDQCYEQWRCLKRERKRTEVILSTTFLGKSTAAVGYANHPKTPPNSTRVDHLILNQMREQARVASLLDRMECLCNTPLHMNIHTALSRHHMAICITQTRRKEEIAMMSKHQRQRAHFTEDRDTLLMVIALKDLAATTRKIRTALWCALQMTLPKPVKRQDNHVNREATNGERGSSPFEGYSFKL; encoded by the exons ATGGCTTTCGACGGTCATCATCAGAGCACATTTACAAATTCACTCTTTCCACAATACCAGCGCCAG GAACAGAACACAGCAGCATCCTACACGCCCTGGTCTCACACTGCTCATGATGATCCCTATTGCCTTACCAACTGTGCCCAGAACAGCATTAAAAACAG gaAACCCACTGATAGTACTGACTGTGACGGGGAGACTGATCTACAGGGTCTAGTGTCAAATATTTTGGATGAAGCAGATTCACAGGACAGCTACTACAGTCAAGG GAGCCTACCTACATGTAATCCCATCTGGTCTCCAAAGACATTGAGAGAAGAACTGCTACAGTATTTTCAAGCGGAGGCTAAAACGCAACATCACCCTATCTTTCCTCCAAACTATGTATCCCGTGAGGCTCCAGGTAAAACACAGGGACAGTCAGTGGACAAAGAAGTTGAAGAGTTTTATCAACAGTCCAATGGCCTTTCTACCAATCAACAATGGCTTTTTAATTTGCCTAATGGAGACCAGGACAGCTACACCCTCCGTCCTCAGAAACTGCCGCCAGGTCTACCACTGCCCAACACAGGAAACACCTACTTTTCACAGGTACAGCAAAGCAAATACGACAACTTGCCAGCTGAGAAAGACAGAGGAAATAGTCAGCCTATTAATAATTTATCTGACCTCAGTAATGTCTTTAGACCTCAAAACGAAATGAACAGCCCATGCTTTCATCCTTATCATGAAGACCAGTACACCCAGAGCAGCGCAAAGCCCATCAGTAATGAGCAGTATGGGCCACAACACATTAACCAACTGGTCAGCAGTTTTCAGTCGTTCATGGCTGGTGAGCATGACGGCTTATGTCGTGGAGACTTTCCAAACATTCACAGGCAGACAGTGGGCATGCAGCATGAAGACAGCATGGCTGAACAATGGAAAATCACCAGTCCTGCAATGTCAACACAAAGTACTCCTGCAATGAAGACCCAAAGACAGCTGGTGGGAGAATTTGGGACATTGCAGATGgaaagaaatggaggagcgaggaaacaAACATTCAAGTGTGACGCCTTTCAAGATCTACCTGGTTTCAGCCCACAGAACACAGAGCAATTCCAGCCACCCAAGCCATTCTCCGCACCTTTAAACCTCCCAAACCAATACCAAAGCAACATGACCACGCACAGGGAGAACGCTTCACTCCCCATTAGCATGAACCAGTATTCAAAGCATCACATCCAGCAGGGCCTGATACAGAGCAGGCTCAAGCCACAGATGCAGAGGGAAAAGAAGAGGATGCACATGTCTGGCTATCTAGGAGAAGGCTTCTCTACAAGACCCCTAACCAACACTAACATGAGAGGGGGAGATAAGAAACAGGCCCTCTCACAAAACCCGAACTTTGACCACCTGGGGAGCATGCAGTCTCAGAGATTTGATGGAGAAAACAGCATGGGAATACACAGTGTAGGGAACACACAGCAGATCATGCCTTCCATGTATCCTGTGAATGACCCCAGAAGGTACTCCAGCGTTCCCATCACCTCCTCTAACTTCAGCTCCAGATCCACACTGccctacggaagtggcgttccTGTCATGGATGTGGGTGACATGATGTCAGCCAATGAGTCTGCAGCTTTCTACTCCTATGCCAGTGACATATTGACCTGCAGAAGAGAGACCCCTTATCATGGCATGGCCTCAGCCATGACAACTTCAATGATGATGAATCAAGGAGGACCTGTGATCCAGCTTTACTTCTACCTGGACCAGTGTTACGAGCAGTGGAGGTGTttgaagagggagagaaagagg ACAGAGGTCATCCTTTCCACGACATTTCTTGGGAAAAGTACTGCAGCAGTGGGCTACGCTAACCATCCCAAAACTCCACCAAATTCCACAAGAGTCGACCACCTCATTCTCAACCAGATGAGAGAACAAGCAAGG GTGGCGAGCCTTCTGGACAGAATGGAGTGTCTGTGCAACACTCCCCTCCATATGAACATCCACACAGCACTGAGCAGGCATCATATGGCTATTTGCATCACTCAGACGAGACGCAAGGAGGAGATTGCCATGATGTCCAAACACCAGCGGCAGAGAGCTCATTTCACAGAGGACCGAG ACACCTTGTTGATGGTCATTGCACTGAAAGACCTTGCTGCTACCACCAGGAAGATCCGCACAGCCCTGTGGTGTGCTCTCCAGATGACACTACCAAAACCTGTCAAGAGGCAGGACAACCATGTTAACAGGGAAGCCACAAACGGAGAGAGGGGCTCCTCTCCATTTGAGGGATACTCTTTTAAGTTATGA
- the moto gene encoding uncharacterized protein moto isoform X2 gives MAFDGHHQSTFTNSLFPQYQRQEQNTAASYTPWSHTAHDDPYCLTNCAQNSIKNRKPTDSTDCDGETDLQGLVSNILDEADSQDSYYSQGSLPTCNPIWSPKTLREELLQYFQAEAKTQHHPIFPPNYVSREAPGKTQGQSVDKEVEEFYQQSNGLSTNQQWLFNLPNGDQDSYTLRPQKLPPGLPLPNTGNTYFSQVQQSKYDNLPAEKDRGNSQPINNLSDLSNVFRPQNEMNSPCFHPYHEDQYTQSSAKPISNEQYGPQHINQLVSSFQSFMAGEHDGLCRGDFPNIHRQTVGMQHEDSMAEQWKITSPAMSTQSTPAMKTQRQLVGEFGTLQMERNGGARKQTFKCDAFQDLPGFSPQNTEQFQPPKPFSAPLNLPNQYQSNMTTHRENASLPISMNQYSKHHIQQGLIQSRLKPQMQREKKRMHMSGYLGEGFSTRPLTNTNMRGGDKKQALSQNPNFDHLGSMQSQRFDGENSMGIHSVGNTQQIMPSMYPVNDPRRYSSVPITSSNFSSRSTLPYGSGVPVMDVGDMMSANESAAFYSYASDILTCRRETPYHGMASAMTTSMMMNQGGPVIQLYFYLDQCYEQWRCLKRERKRTEVILSTTFLGKSTAAVGYANHPKTPPNSTRVDHLILNQMREQARVASLLDRMECLCNTPLHMNIHTALSRHHMAICITQTRRKEEIAMMSKHQRQRAHFTEDRDTLLMVIALKDLAATTRKIRTALWCALQMTLPKPVKRQDNHVNREATNGERGSSPFEGYSFKL, from the exons atgGCTTTTGACGGTCATCATCAGAGCACATTTACAAATTCACTCTTTCCACAATACCAGCGCCAG GAACAGAACACAGCAGCATCCTACACGCCCTGGTCTCACACTGCTCATGATGATCCCTATTGCCTTACCAACTGTGCCCAGAACAGCATTAAAAACAG gaAACCCACTGATAGTACTGACTGTGACGGGGAGACTGATCTACAGGGTCTAGTGTCAAATATTTTGGATGAAGCAGATTCACAGGACAGCTACTACAGTCAAGG GAGCCTACCTACATGTAATCCCATCTGGTCTCCAAAGACATTGAGAGAAGAACTGCTACAGTATTTTCAAGCGGAGGCTAAAACGCAACATCACCCTATCTTTCCTCCAAACTATGTATCCCGTGAGGCTCCAGGTAAAACACAGGGACAGTCAGTGGACAAAGAAGTTGAAGAGTTTTATCAACAGTCCAATGGCCTTTCTACCAATCAACAATGGCTTTTTAATTTGCCTAATGGAGACCAGGACAGCTACACCCTCCGTCCTCAGAAACTGCCGCCAGGTCTACCACTGCCCAACACAGGAAACACCTACTTTTCACAGGTACAGCAAAGCAAATACGACAACTTGCCAGCTGAGAAAGACAGAGGAAATAGTCAGCCTATTAATAATTTATCTGACCTCAGTAATGTCTTTAGACCTCAAAACGAAATGAACAGCCCATGCTTTCATCCTTATCATGAAGACCAGTACACCCAGAGCAGCGCAAAGCCCATCAGTAATGAGCAGTATGGGCCACAACACATTAACCAACTGGTCAGCAGTTTTCAGTCGTTCATGGCTGGTGAGCATGACGGCTTATGTCGTGGAGACTTTCCAAACATTCACAGGCAGACAGTGGGCATGCAGCATGAAGACAGCATGGCTGAACAATGGAAAATCACCAGTCCTGCAATGTCAACACAAAGTACTCCTGCAATGAAGACCCAAAGACAGCTGGTGGGAGAATTTGGGACATTGCAGATGgaaagaaatggaggagcgaggaaacaAACATTCAAGTGTGACGCCTTTCAAGATCTACCTGGTTTCAGCCCACAGAACACAGAGCAATTCCAGCCACCCAAGCCATTCTCCGCACCTTTAAACCTCCCAAACCAATACCAAAGCAACATGACCACGCACAGGGAGAACGCTTCACTCCCCATTAGCATGAACCAGTATTCAAAGCATCACATCCAGCAGGGCCTGATACAGAGCAGGCTCAAGCCACAGATGCAGAGGGAAAAGAAGAGGATGCACATGTCTGGCTATCTAGGAGAAGGCTTCTCTACAAGACCCCTAACCAACACTAACATGAGAGGGGGAGATAAGAAACAGGCCCTCTCACAAAACCCGAACTTTGACCACCTGGGGAGCATGCAGTCTCAGAGATTTGATGGAGAAAACAGCATGGGAATACACAGTGTAGGGAACACACAGCAGATCATGCCTTCCATGTATCCTGTGAATGACCCCAGAAGGTACTCCAGCGTTCCCATCACCTCCTCTAACTTCAGCTCCAGATCCACACTGccctacggaagtggcgttccTGTCATGGATGTGGGTGACATGATGTCAGCCAATGAGTCTGCAGCTTTCTACTCCTATGCCAGTGACATATTGACCTGCAGAAGAGAGACCCCTTATCATGGCATGGCCTCAGCCATGACAACTTCAATGATGATGAATCAAGGAGGACCTGTGATCCAGCTTTACTTCTACCTGGACCAGTGTTACGAGCAGTGGAGGTGTttgaagagggagagaaagagg ACAGAGGTCATCCTTTCCACGACATTTCTTGGGAAAAGTACTGCAGCAGTGGGCTACGCTAACCATCCCAAAACTCCACCAAATTCCACAAGAGTCGACCACCTCATTCTCAACCAGATGAGAGAACAAGCAAGG GTGGCGAGCCTTCTGGACAGAATGGAGTGTCTGTGCAACACTCCCCTCCATATGAACATCCACACAGCACTGAGCAGGCATCATATGGCTATTTGCATCACTCAGACGAGACGCAAGGAGGAGATTGCCATGATGTCCAAACACCAGCGGCAGAGAGCTCATTTCACAGAGGACCGAG ACACCTTGTTGATGGTCATTGCACTGAAAGACCTTGCTGCTACCACCAGGAAGATCCGCACAGCCCTGTGGTGTGCTCTCCAGATGACACTACCAAAACCTGTCAAGAGGCAGGACAACCATGTTAACAGGGAAGCCACAAACGGAGAGAGGGGCTCCTCTCCATTTGAGGGATACTCTTTTAAGTTATGA
- the fzd2 gene encoding frizzled-2 gives MFFSIAFLLPLLTSAQYQGDNGIVVPEHGFCQPISIPLCTDIAYNQTIMPNLVGHYNQEDAGLEVHQFYPLVKVQCSPELKFFLCSMYAPVCTVLEKAIPPCRSICERAKQGCEALMNKFGFQWPDRLRCENFPVLGDGQICVGQNDSTAATVPPIIAVAPGTHDQPMVPAHDRPFRCPPVLKVPPYLNYKFLEEKDCAAPCEPSRSGGYMFFTDKEIHFSRIWILVWSVLCCASTLFTVTTYLVDMQRFRYPERPIIFLSGCYTMVSVAYIAGYFLGDKVVCNDSFTPEAYKTIVQGTKKEGCTILFMMLYFFSMASSIWWVILSLTWFLAAGMKWGHEAIEANSQYFHLAAWAVPAVKTISILAIGQIEGDVLSGVCFVSLSSLDPLRGFVLAPLFIYLFIGTSFLLAGFVSLFRIRTIMKHDGTKTEKLERLMVRIGVFSVLYTVPATIVIACVFYEQAFRPHWERSWVSHNCRSLAIPCPMQTGPRMTPDFTVYMIKYLMTLIVGITSGFWIWSGKTLQSWHKFYTRLTNGKHGETTV, from the coding sequence atgtttttttctattgcATTCCTGCTGCCTCTGCTGACATCAGCCCAGTATCAAGGGGACAACGGAATAGTCGTCCCGGAGCATGGATTTTGCCAGCCCATTTCAATCCCTCTGTGCACGGACATAGCTTACAACCAGACCATCATGCCAAACCTAGTGGGCCACTACAACCAGGAGGACGCAGGACTGGAGGTGCACCAGTTCTACCCTCTGGTAAAGGTACAGTGCTCGCCTGAGTTGAAGTTCTTCCTGTGCTCCATGTATGCTCCCGTATGCACAGTTCTGGAGAAGGCCATCCCTCCTTGCAGGTCCATCTGCGAGCGAGCCAAGCAAGGCTGCGAGGCCCTCATGAACAAGTTCGGCTTCCAGTGGCCCGACCGGCTGCGATGCGAGAACTTCCCGGTGCTTGGGGACGGTCAGATCTGTGTGGGCCAGAACGACTCCACCGCAGCCACCGTCCCACCCATCATAGCTGTCGCCCCTGGGACACATGACCAACCGATGGTCCCCGCACACGACAGGCCTTTCCGTTGCCCGCCGGTTCTCAAAGTGCCCCCGTATCTGAACTACAAGTTCCTAGAAGAGAAGGACTGTGCAGCTCCCTGTGAGCCCTCTAGGAGTGGTGGGTACATGTTTTTCACAGACAAAGAGATTCACTTCTCCCGCATATGGATTCTGGTCTGGTCCGTGCTTTGTTGTGCGTCTACGTTATTCACGGTGACCACCTATTTAGTCGACATGCAGCGCTTCCGATACCCCGAGCGGCCGATCATCTTCCTGTCCGGCTGCTACACCATGGTCTCCGTCGCCTACATAGCCGGCTACTTCCTGGGAGACAAAGTGGTGTGCAACGACAGCTTCACTCCAGAGGCCTATAAAACCATCGTCCAAGGCACCAAAAAGGAAGGCTGCACCATCCTCTTCATGATGCTCTACTTCTTCAGCATGGCCAGCTCCATCTGGTGGGTCATCCTGTCGCTCACCTGGTTCCTGGCCGCGGGTATGAAGTGGGGCCACGAGGCCATCGAGGCCAACTCGCAGTACTTCCACCTGGCGGCCTGGGCGGTGCCGGCCGTCAAGACCATCAGCATCCTCGCCATCGGGCAGATCGAAGGCGACGTGCTCAGCGGCGTCTGCTTCGTCAGCCTGAGCAGCCTGGACCCTCTGCGGGGCTTCGTGTTGGCCCCTCTCTTCATCTACCTCTTCATCGGCACCTCTTTCTTGCTGGCCGGCTTCGTGTCGCTGTTCCGGATCCGCACCATCATGAAGCACGACGGCACCAAGACGGAGAAGCTGGAGCGGCTGATGGTGCGGATCGGGGTGTTCAGCGTGCTCTACACCGTCCCCGCCACCATCGTCATCGCCTGCGTCTTCTACGAGCAGGCCTTCCGCCCGCACTGGGAGCGCAGCTGGGTCAGCCACAACTGCAGGAGCCTCGCCATCCCGTGCCCGATGCAGACGGGGCCCCGCATGACGCCGGACTTCACCGTCTATATGATCAAGTACCTGATGACGCTGATAGTGGGGATCACCTCTGGGTTCTGGATCTGGTCTGGAAAGACTCTACAGTCCTGGCACAAGTTTTACACCAGGCTGACAAACGGCAAACACGGAGAGACCACGGTGTAG